The sequence CGGAAGTAGCACGAGCAAAACCGATTAGTTTAGTGCGATCCCAAACACTAATCACAGGATCGCTATTGTTTATCGCCATTTCCAAATCCTCAAGATTTCGTTCTTTCGCCCAAAACGCAGTCAGATTAAATAGTTCTTGAAGTTGTAACAAGTCCAGCTTAGTTTTTTGAGCACAAAAACAAATTTGGCTACAATCCATATTTATTATTTTTAATTATCCCTTGGCATAAATTTTAACAAGAGCGATCAGCAAAAGAAAACCAATCTGTGAAAGTTTCTTGACTTTAGAGTAAATACTTCATCGTAATTCCTATAGTTTTTTCTTCAGGAGTAAACTCAAATTTGACTTTTTCATAAGCGGGTACTCCTCGCCAAATTTTGGGATCACCAGAAAAGCCAATACCCTCTTTAGGTATACCCAAGAAATTAGTATTTAACTTTGAATCTCCATTTTCATCGTGAAAGGCAACGATAGCGTAGGTACCATAAGCAAGTTCCTCAAAGAGGATAACCTGAGGAGTAGTCTCAATCAAGACGGAACTGAGTCTAATCGCTTCGGTAATATTACTTGGGTAACCATCTGGGCTATTGAACAGAGCCACACAAAGATTACCGTTAGCATTGCGTAAACCAGATACCTGTATGGTCAAAGTAGAAGTTTCACTCATCTTAATTCAACGATATAATTAAACTGACTTGTTTTAGCTATCAAAAAACTTTGATCATGTTGCGTCGTCACTTTTGTCTGTTGCTTATTACTCTAATCATGGTATTTACTGGACT comes from Gloeocapsa sp. PCC 73106 and encodes:
- a CDS encoding DUF2141 domain-containing protein, which codes for MSETSTLTIQVSGLRNANGNLCVALFNSPDGYPSNITEAIRLSSVLIETTPQVILFEELAYGTYAIVAFHDENGDSKLNTNFLGIPKEGIGFSGDPKIWRGVPAYEKVKFEFTPEEKTIGITMKYLL